One part of the Lachnospiraceae bacterium JLR.KK002 genome encodes these proteins:
- a CDS encoding PD-(D/E)XK nuclease family protein — MSLQLIFGGSGSGKSDYVYKKILEQSGREQDRTFFVLVPEQFTMQTQRELVRRQENHSIMNVDVVSFPRLAWRIFDELGMEHVNVLEETGKNLLLRRVAEEQQENLQLIRASMKKTGYISEMKSVISELTQYRILPEQLDIFVQDEEQSPLFRYKIQDIRTMYQGFADYLEGRFITAEELLEVLAKEAGKSRILKDAVLVLDGFTGFTPVQYHLLETLMRLTREIRVTVTLDEREDPFRCEGIQELFYMSKKTVAALLKIAEENRIEVKDPCWISHTGKSRFSKSPALLWLEQNLFRPRLGACPGDAGREIKLYSLMNPRQELQFIAREIHRLVREHKYRYKDIAIVCGDVEMYGNYAREIFAAYEIPLFLDARKNIVFHPMTEFLKQALSMTEQDFSYETVLGYLRCGLCGWNVEDVDLLENYLLAENIRGLKKWRKVWVRRGPVQNQEELERINVLRARLVEEFEPLWEIFHKKEGKYHTVLEASRELYLLLCRLEVEEQLKGYEERFQAEGETALAKEYAQIYKIVMDLLDKMVELLGEERMSVREYREVLEAGLEAAAVGIIPPGYDRVVFGDIERTRLSDIKVLFFAGVNDGLIPKAAEHGGIISQADRECFAAHGMELAPTDRERSFIQKFYLYLNLTKPSEKLYITWFRVSQDGKETRKSYLVSTILKMFPEQKPERMEEAFGLQQIVTPGSSLKFFVEGLKLARQGTVYPEWKGLYQWYMSQDSWREKLLPFLDAVFYQYQARPMRSEITRALYGTVLENSVTRLEQFSACAFRHFLQYGLKLEERRLGEFAPVDMGNMFHEALERYSHHMERAGYHWFDVPEEVEEELMERAVEETLGTGFDSMLFQEARTAYLVERMKRILKRTVQAIAEQIKTSHFSPEGYEISFSFAEHLDAVNFTLSEEEKMRLRGRIDRIDTKKTEQQVYVKVVDYKSGNREFQLLSLYHGLQLQLVVYMNSAVELMKRKYPEKEIVPAGMYYYHLDDPMINGQRGMTDEEIQEQILEELKLKGVAGEEEDASVSRKTQKAGKEEFQVLSRYVNHKIQDIGRKIFDGEIGASPYQLGDQTGCDYCPYHGICGFDSAAPGCDYRKLEHIRDEEEILEKMRRTMEDGQLSGNLKQGKERRK; from the coding sequence ATGTCCCTGCAGTTGATTTTCGGAGGTTCCGGCAGCGGAAAATCCGATTATGTATATAAGAAAATTTTAGAACAGTCCGGCCGGGAACAGGACAGGACCTTTTTTGTTCTGGTGCCGGAGCAGTTTACCATGCAGACCCAGCGGGAGCTGGTAAGACGCCAGGAAAACCACAGTATTATGAATGTGGATGTGGTAAGTTTCCCCAGGCTTGCCTGGCGGATTTTTGACGAACTTGGAATGGAGCATGTAAATGTTCTGGAAGAAACCGGGAAAAACCTGCTGCTGCGCCGGGTGGCCGAAGAACAGCAGGAGAACCTTCAGCTAATCAGAGCCAGTATGAAGAAAACAGGATATATCAGTGAGATGAAATCAGTGATTTCCGAACTGACCCAGTATCGAATCCTGCCGGAACAGCTTGATATCTTTGTTCAGGATGAGGAACAGTCCCCACTGTTTCGCTATAAGATTCAGGATATCCGGACCATGTATCAGGGATTTGCGGATTACCTGGAAGGCCGGTTTATTACAGCGGAAGAACTTCTGGAAGTGCTGGCGAAAGAAGCAGGCAAATCCCGGATTCTGAAAGACGCTGTGCTGGTGCTGGACGGTTTTACCGGGTTTACGCCGGTGCAGTATCATCTGCTGGAGACCTTAATGCGGCTTACCAGGGAAATCCGGGTAACGGTGACGCTGGATGAGCGGGAAGATCCTTTCCGCTGCGAGGGAATTCAGGAGTTGTTTTACATGAGTAAAAAAACCGTTGCTGCCCTTTTGAAAATTGCAGAGGAGAACCGGATTGAAGTGAAAGACCCCTGCTGGATATCCCATACCGGAAAAAGCCGGTTTTCCAAATCTCCCGCCCTGCTGTGGCTGGAGCAGAATCTGTTCCGGCCCCGGCTAGGGGCCTGTCCCGGTGACGCGGGCCGGGAAATCAAACTGTATTCACTGATGAACCCAAGGCAGGAGCTTCAGTTTATTGCCAGGGAAATCCACAGGCTGGTACGGGAGCATAAGTATCGGTACAAAGATATTGCCATTGTGTGCGGAGACGTGGAAATGTACGGGAATTATGCCAGGGAAATTTTTGCTGCATATGAAATCCCCCTGTTTCTGGACGCCAGGAAAAATATCGTCTTTCATCCCATGACAGAATTTCTAAAACAGGCTCTGAGCATGACAGAACAGGATTTTTCCTATGAAACAGTGCTCGGTTATCTGCGGTGCGGCCTTTGCGGCTGGAATGTGGAGGATGTGGATTTACTGGAAAATTATCTGCTGGCAGAGAATATCCGGGGACTGAAAAAATGGCGGAAAGTCTGGGTGCGCCGGGGCCCGGTACAGAATCAGGAAGAACTGGAACGCATAAACGTACTGCGTGCCAGGCTGGTGGAGGAATTTGAGCCTTTATGGGAGATTTTCCATAAAAAAGAAGGAAAATACCACACTGTCCTGGAAGCATCCAGGGAATTGTACCTGCTGCTCTGCCGGCTGGAAGTGGAGGAGCAGTTAAAGGGATATGAGGAGCGGTTTCAGGCAGAGGGAGAGACTGCTCTGGCAAAAGAGTATGCCCAGATTTATAAGATTGTCATGGATTTGCTGGATAAGATGGTGGAACTTCTGGGGGAAGAACGGATGAGCGTCCGGGAATACCGGGAAGTACTGGAGGCAGGGCTGGAGGCTGCTGCGGTAGGCATTATTCCGCCGGGATATGACCGGGTTGTATTCGGAGATATTGAGAGAACCAGACTGTCGGATATTAAAGTGCTGTTTTTCGCAGGGGTCAACGACGGGCTGATTCCCAAAGCTGCGGAACATGGCGGAATTATTTCCCAGGCGGACCGGGAATGTTTTGCAGCCCATGGCATGGAGCTGGCTCCCACAGACCGGGAGCGGAGCTTCATCCAGAAATTTTATCTGTACCTGAACCTGACCAAACCGTCGGAAAAACTGTATATCACCTGGTTTCGGGTGAGCCAGGACGGAAAGGAAACCAGAAAATCCTATCTGGTCAGCACCATCCTGAAAATGTTTCCGGAGCAGAAGCCTGAGCGGATGGAGGAGGCTTTCGGCCTGCAGCAGATTGTCACGCCGGGGAGCAGTCTGAAATTCTTTGTGGAAGGGCTGAAACTGGCCAGACAGGGAACGGTATATCCGGAGTGGAAAGGGCTTTATCAATGGTATATGAGCCAGGATTCCTGGCGGGAAAAGCTGCTTCCCTTTCTGGACGCAGTGTTTTATCAGTATCAGGCCAGGCCCATGAGGTCGGAAATTACCAGAGCGTTGTACGGTACGGTGCTGGAAAACAGCGTGACACGTCTGGAGCAGTTCAGTGCCTGTGCGTTCCGGCATTTTCTCCAGTATGGACTGAAGCTGGAAGAGCGCAGACTGGGAGAATTTGCCCCTGTGGATATGGGAAACATGTTTCATGAGGCGCTGGAGCGGTATTCCCACCACATGGAGAGGGCCGGATACCACTGGTTTGACGTACCGGAAGAAGTGGAAGAAGAACTGATGGAACGTGCTGTGGAGGAAACGCTGGGAACGGGATTTGACAGTATGCTGTTCCAGGAAGCCAGAACGGCATATCTGGTGGAACGGATGAAGCGGATTCTGAAACGTACGGTCCAGGCCATTGCAGAGCAGATTAAAACCAGCCATTTTTCCCCGGAAGGCTATGAGATATCCTTTTCTTTTGCGGAACATCTGGACGCGGTGAATTTTACTCTGAGCGAGGAAGAAAAAATGCGGCTGCGGGGGAGGATTGACCGGATTGATACGAAAAAGACAGAACAGCAGGTGTACGTGAAGGTGGTGGACTACAAGTCCGGAAACCGGGAATTTCAGCTGCTGTCTCTGTATCATGGACTGCAGCTGCAGCTTGTGGTATACATGAATTCTGCGGTGGAACTGATGAAACGGAAGTACCCGGAGAAAGAAATAGTTCCGGCGGGCATGTATTACTATCATCTGGACGACCCCATGATCAACGGCCAAAGGGGGATGACTGACGAGGAAATCCAGGAACAGATTCTGGAGGAGCTGAAGCTGAAAGGGGTTGCTGGGGAGGAAGAGGACGCCAGTGTCAGCAGGAAAACCCAAAAAGCCGGAAAAGAGGAATTTCAGGTACTGTCCCGGTATGTGAACCATAAAATCCAGGATATCGGAAGGAAGATTTTTGACGGAGAAATCGGGGCCAGCCCTTACCAGCTGGGCGACCAGACCGGCTGTGATTACTGTCCCTATCACGGAATCTGCGGGTTTGACAGCGCAGCTCCCGGCTGTGATTACCGGAAGCTGGAACATATACGGGATGAAGAGGAAATTCTGGAAAAAATGCGGCGTACCATGGAAGACGGGCAATTATCCGGAAATCTGAAACAGGGAAAGGAGAGACGGAAATGA
- the addA gene encoding helicase-exonuclease AddAB subunit AddA: MKPEWSPQQRQVIDLRNRNLLVSAAAGSGKTAVLVERIIQKIMDENHPTDIDRLLIVTFTNAAASEMRERIGTAIEQALEKQPENVRLQRQQTLLHNAQITTIHSFCLYVIRNYFHRIELDPEFRVAEEGELKLLKSDVLDRVLEQYYQEAKPEFLTLSETIATGKTDEPLKETILKLFDFAMSYPWVEEWLENCKKPFQVKTPEEFERLPLAEELLSYLRSITGQWALQMKICRELSLEEDGPQMYAELLSRETEAMERIESSSTYQQYYERIRGFSFGRLAAARKYSGDPRKKEQVQKLRNEVKSSVKKVTEQFFFQNPEEMIADLGKNRPTVDMLIEVTLAFLHGFAEKKREKNLLDFNDLEHFALKILVDETTHEPSRTAAELRKNYEEIMIDEYQDSNYVQETILKAVSREAEHSNNIFMVGDVKQSIYRFRMARPELFMEKYNSYTQEDSPNQRIDLYMNFRSRPQVIQTVNDIFYRIMKEDIGNITYSKQAALYPGASFPEGEEGIFDTRFLVVEPEEDRKEQSVQELEARAVGMEIQRLMKEQQVTSQMKGAEQPGSFRPVRYSDMVILLRSMTGWADTFGKVLGEMGIPVRAASGTGYFSAVEVQTALNLLRILDNPRQDIPMASVLASPIVGLTGEDLALIRTAFPGEKFYQAVMHFSEKNGERDETQTPADAGTGPEGREHTGKGCMLSRTQQKKLTAFLELLDKFRRKVSYTPIHELLYQVLEETGYQAYVYALPGGQVKQANLEMLVEKAIAYETTSYRGLFHFIRYMEQLQKYEMDFPMAEGEEAEDAVRIMSIHKSKGLEFPVVFVSGLGKMFNSQDVRERVVLHPRLGIGMDVVDCKRRLRTPGLTRQFLARKITMENVGEELRVLYVALTRAREKLILTGVLKKAEEKIAAVSPVTSEDGFLTFLSRLNSNTFLQFLLLAGACSPQSCPVAIIKQAELEAGEVQQAAEDGLTGIELLAGLEEADTEWQEKVAQRLTCTYPFEEEVTMKTKVSVSELKHRILDRILAEEEGEPEIPAATDEKRAGNFQEETESEEETPPETSPEKERCVPAFMEGVQEENTGARRGTAMHRVLECYDFTENPESLEEQLQRMEEEQKISRELLDLISVPSLKKFLRTGLGVRMKQAAEEKKLYREKPFVMGKKACEVLKESSSGEMILIQGIIDVFFEEEDGIVLLDYKTDHVKNGQQLADRYRLQLDLYQEAIERAVGKKVKEKLLYSFCLEETVPV, from the coding sequence ATGAAGCCAGAATGGAGTCCGCAGCAACGACAGGTCATTGATTTGAGGAACCGGAATCTGCTGGTATCTGCAGCGGCGGGAAGCGGCAAGACGGCTGTGCTGGTGGAGCGGATTATACAGAAAATTATGGATGAAAACCATCCCACGGATATTGACCGTCTTCTGATTGTGACCTTTACCAATGCGGCGGCATCGGAAATGCGGGAGCGGATTGGAACTGCCATTGAGCAGGCCCTGGAAAAGCAGCCGGAAAATGTCCGTCTGCAGCGGCAGCAGACGCTGTTACATAACGCGCAGATTACCACCATACACAGTTTCTGTCTGTATGTGATTCGCAATTATTTTCACCGGATTGAGCTGGACCCGGAATTTCGGGTGGCAGAAGAAGGGGAGCTGAAGCTGCTGAAAAGCGATGTGCTGGACAGGGTGCTGGAGCAGTATTATCAGGAAGCAAAACCGGAATTTCTCACTTTGTCGGAAACCATCGCCACAGGCAAAACCGACGAACCTCTGAAAGAAACAATCTTAAAGCTGTTTGATTTTGCCATGAGTTATCCCTGGGTGGAAGAATGGCTGGAAAATTGCAAAAAGCCTTTTCAGGTAAAGACGCCGGAGGAATTTGAAAGGCTCCCTCTGGCGGAGGAACTGCTGTCTTACCTGCGCAGTATTACCGGACAGTGGGCTCTGCAGATGAAAATATGCCGGGAACTCAGCCTGGAGGAGGACGGGCCTCAGATGTATGCGGAGCTTTTGTCCAGGGAGACGGAAGCCATGGAGCGAATCGAAAGCAGCAGCACATATCAGCAGTATTACGAGAGAATCCGGGGGTTTTCTTTCGGGCGGCTGGCGGCTGCCCGAAAATACAGCGGCGACCCTCGGAAAAAAGAACAGGTGCAGAAGCTGCGCAACGAAGTGAAAAGTTCCGTGAAAAAAGTCACCGAGCAGTTTTTTTTCCAGAATCCGGAAGAAATGATTGCAGATTTGGGGAAAAACCGCCCGACGGTGGATATGCTTATTGAAGTTACTCTTGCATTCCTTCATGGATTTGCGGAGAAAAAGCGGGAGAAAAACCTGTTGGATTTTAATGATCTGGAGCATTTTGCACTGAAAATTCTGGTGGATGAAACCACCCATGAACCTTCCCGCACTGCGGCGGAGCTGCGGAAAAATTATGAAGAAATCATGATTGACGAATATCAGGATTCCAATTATGTGCAGGAAACAATTCTGAAAGCAGTATCCAGGGAAGCGGAACACAGCAACAATATTTTCATGGTGGGGGATGTAAAACAGAGTATTTACCGTTTCCGTATGGCCAGGCCTGAGCTGTTTATGGAAAAATACAATTCCTATACTCAGGAAGACAGTCCGAATCAGAGAATTGATTTGTATATGAATTTCCGCAGCAGGCCCCAGGTGATTCAGACCGTAAACGATATTTTTTACCGTATTATGAAAGAAGATATCGGGAACATTACCTACAGCAAACAGGCGGCTCTGTATCCCGGAGCCTCTTTTCCGGAAGGGGAAGAAGGCATATTTGACACCAGATTTCTGGTTGTGGAGCCGGAGGAAGACAGGAAAGAGCAAAGTGTGCAGGAACTGGAAGCCAGAGCAGTTGGCATGGAAATTCAGAGACTGATGAAAGAGCAGCAGGTAACATCACAGATGAAAGGCGCAGAACAGCCGGGGAGTTTCCGGCCGGTCCGATATTCCGATATGGTGATTTTGCTGCGTTCCATGACCGGCTGGGCAGATACCTTCGGAAAAGTGCTGGGTGAAATGGGAATTCCGGTGCGGGCAGCTTCCGGGACAGGATATTTTTCGGCAGTGGAAGTGCAGACCGCATTGAATCTGCTGCGGATTCTGGACAATCCCAGACAGGATATCCCCATGGCCTCTGTGCTGGCTTCCCCCATTGTGGGGCTGACCGGAGAGGACCTGGCATTGATACGGACCGCCTTTCCCGGCGAAAAATTTTACCAGGCGGTGATGCATTTTTCGGAAAAAAATGGGGAAAGGGACGAAACTCAGACGCCTGCGGACGCCGGGACAGGGCCGGAAGGCCGGGAACATACGGGAAAAGGCTGTATGCTGTCACGGACACAGCAGAAGAAGCTGACCGCTTTTCTGGAATTGCTGGATAAATTCCGGCGGAAAGTCAGTTACACCCCCATCCATGAGCTGCTGTACCAGGTACTGGAGGAAACGGGGTATCAGGCCTACGTGTACGCCCTTCCCGGCGGCCAGGTAAAGCAGGCCAATCTGGAAATGCTGGTGGAAAAAGCCATCGCCTATGAAACCACCAGTTATCGGGGACTGTTTCATTTTATCCGTTATATGGAGCAGCTTCAGAAGTACGAGATGGACTTTCCCATGGCAGAGGGGGAGGAAGCAGAGGATGCGGTGCGGATTATGAGCATTCACAAGAGCAAAGGCCTGGAATTTCCTGTGGTTTTCGTATCGGGCCTCGGAAAAATGTTCAACAGCCAGGATGTGCGGGAGCGGGTGGTGCTCCATCCCCGGCTGGGTATCGGCATGGATGTGGTGGACTGTAAACGCCGCCTGCGGACGCCGGGGCTTACCAGACAGTTCCTGGCCAGAAAGATTACCATGGAAAATGTGGGAGAAGAACTGCGTGTGCTGTATGTGGCTCTGACCAGAGCCAGGGAAAAGCTGATTTTGACGGGGGTTCTGAAAAAGGCGGAAGAAAAAATCGCCGCTGTGAGCCCCGTCACCTCAGAGGACGGATTTCTCACCTTTCTGAGCCGGTTAAACAGCAATACGTTCCTGCAGTTTTTATTGCTGGCAGGAGCCTGCAGCCCTCAGTCCTGTCCCGTTGCTATTATAAAACAGGCAGAACTGGAAGCCGGAGAAGTGCAGCAGGCGGCAGAAGACGGCCTGACAGGCATTGAACTTCTGGCCGGTCTTGAGGAGGCGGATACGGAGTGGCAGGAAAAGGTGGCACAGCGCCTGACCTGTACCTATCCCTTTGAAGAAGAAGTCACCATGAAAACAAAAGTATCCGTATCAGAGCTGAAGCATCGGATTCTGGACCGAATTCTGGCAGAGGAAGAAGGAGAACCGGAAATTCCCGCAGCCACAGATGAAAAACGGGCCGGGAACTTTCAGGAGGAGACGGAGTCGGAGGAAGAAACACCGCCGGAAACGTCGCCGGAAAAAGAACGTTGTGTACCGGCTTTTATGGAAGGCGTGCAGGAAGAAAATACAGGGGCCAGACGGGGAACCGCCATGCATCGTGTACTGGAATGCTATGATTTTACCGAAAATCCGGAGAGCCTGGAAGAACAGCTGCAGAGAATGGAAGAGGAACAGAAAATCAGCCGGGAACTGCTGGATTTGATTTCCGTTCCTTCTCTGAAAAAATTCCTTCGCACCGGGCTGGGCGTCCGGATGAAGCAGGCGGCAGAAGAGAAAAAGCTGTACCGGGAAAAGCCCTTTGTGATGGGAAAGAAAGCCTGTGAAGTGCTGAAGGAAAGCAGCAGCGGGGAAATGATACTGATACAGGGAATTATTGACGTGTTCTTTGAGGAAGAGGACGGGATTGTACTGCTGGATTATAAGACAGACCATGTGAAGAACGGGCAGCAGCTTGCGGACCGTTACCGTCTTCAGCTGGATTTGTACCAGGAAGCCATTGAGCGGGCGGTGGGAAAGAAGGTAAAGGAAAAACTGCTGTATTCCTTCTGCCTGGAAGAGACGGTTCCCGTATAA
- a CDS encoding N-acetyltransferase gives MILEPQKLKICQETVTLRSAEEEDAEELITYLKTVSAETPFLIREPEEVTLTLEQERQFIRNAQQSQRELILLAFVQGEHAGNCSVSALGSYSRYAHRCSMAIALYRKYQNRGIGTAMMETALQTAKQMGYEQAELEVAASNQGALHLYEKLGFQTYGTFPDNMKYKDGTYEDSCWMMKKIV, from the coding sequence ATGATTTTGGAACCGCAGAAACTGAAAATCTGCCAGGAGACAGTAACGTTACGCAGCGCAGAGGAGGAAGACGCAGAAGAGCTGATTACTTACCTGAAAACAGTATCGGCAGAGACGCCCTTTCTTATCCGTGAACCGGAAGAAGTCACCCTTACCCTGGAGCAGGAGAGACAGTTTATCCGGAATGCGCAGCAGTCTCAGCGGGAACTGATACTCCTGGCCTTTGTACAGGGAGAACATGCGGGCAACTGTTCCGTATCGGCCCTGGGCTCTTATTCCCGCTATGCCCACCGCTGCAGTATGGCCATTGCACTGTACCGGAAGTATCAGAACAGAGGCATTGGAACCGCCATGATGGAAACAGCCCTTCAGACAGCAAAACAGATGGGATATGAGCAGGCGGAACTGGAGGTGGCAGCCTCCAATCAGGGAGCATTGCACCTGTATGAAAAACTGGGCTTTCAGACATACGGAACCTTTCCTGACAATATGAAATATAAAGACGGAACATATGAAGACAGTTGCTGGATGATGAAAAAGATAGTATAA
- a CDS encoding FUSC family protein produces MNVQIEKIVPDGFVFEKEQNLVHGTRNGMELLILPMVSEEQFRVQLYADVNSSSEKENFLRYLSTLQQRYSFVQFAGFNGVDMVSVHVSSEAQADKENLTLVVSELASECERCGIHNCCSYCRRALPVRAAVVDQVPSVICRECEQQLSGHTEGKKENLPLGVIGAIIGALVGSVLWVVLGQVGFIAGIAGYVIVFCGMKGYEFLGKELSKTGIVLCVILSFLMIIGAEMTSLAITIYREWGRMYAPTIGAAFSWIPELMQESELALAVAKDLGIGYLLAIWASYSSVKNIWNQVAEKQKVHTIERF; encoded by the coding sequence ATGAACGTACAGATTGAAAAAATTGTACCGGATGGATTTGTGTTTGAAAAAGAACAGAACCTGGTACACGGAACGAGAAACGGTATGGAACTGCTGATTCTGCCCATGGTGTCGGAAGAACAGTTCCGGGTACAGCTTTACGCAGATGTGAACAGCAGCAGTGAAAAAGAAAATTTCCTGAGGTATCTGTCCACCTTGCAGCAGCGTTATTCCTTTGTACAGTTTGCAGGTTTTAACGGTGTGGACATGGTTTCCGTTCATGTATCTTCGGAAGCCCAGGCAGATAAGGAAAATCTGACCCTTGTGGTTTCCGAGCTTGCGTCAGAATGTGAGAGATGCGGCATACATAACTGCTGTTCTTACTGCAGAAGGGCGCTTCCGGTGCGTGCGGCAGTGGTAGACCAGGTTCCGTCTGTAATCTGCCGGGAATGCGAGCAGCAGTTATCCGGTCACACAGAAGGCAAAAAAGAAAATCTGCCTCTGGGCGTAATCGGAGCAATCATCGGAGCGCTGGTGGGATCTGTGCTGTGGGTAGTACTGGGACAGGTGGGATTTATTGCCGGAATTGCCGGATATGTTATTGTGTTCTGCGGAATGAAAGGCTATGAATTTCTCGGAAAAGAACTGTCCAAAACAGGCATTGTACTCTGCGTCATTCTTTCTTTTCTGATGATTATCGGAGCAGAAATGACGTCTCTGGCCATTACCATTTACAGAGAATGGGGCAGGATGTATGCGCCTACCATAGGGGCTGCATTCAGCTGGATTCCGGAACTGATGCAGGAGTCGGAGCTGGCACTGGCAGTGGCAAAGGACCTGGGCATAGGATATCTTCTTGCTATCTGGGCAAGCTATTCTTCCGTAAAGAATATCTGGAATCAGGTAGCGGAAAAACAGAAAGTACATACCATTGAAAGGTTTTGA
- a CDS encoding Maf family protein, which yields MKYRLVLASASPRRKALLEQAGAEFEIIPARGEEILTVTEPEQAVLELSRQKAEEVAKRLSGHSFHGAEQKEPEGKGKETGDMEHTAVLGADTVVAFEGQILGKPKDKADAFRMLRMLSGNTHSVFTGVTVIAGTGGAEKIISFAEETKVTMYPMTEEQIQAYVDTKEPMDKAGAYGIQGKCAVYIEKIAGDYNNVVGLPVAALYQKLTKSGIEIL from the coding sequence ATGAAATACAGACTGGTTCTGGCTTCCGCTTCGCCCCGGCGGAAAGCCCTGTTAGAACAGGCAGGGGCAGAATTTGAAATTATTCCGGCCAGGGGAGAGGAAATACTCACCGTTACTGAGCCGGAGCAGGCTGTGCTGGAGCTGTCCAGACAGAAAGCGGAAGAAGTGGCCAAAAGGCTGTCCGGTCATTCTTTCCATGGAGCAGAACAGAAGGAGCCCGAAGGAAAAGGGAAGGAAACGGGGGATATGGAACACACAGCGGTTCTGGGGGCCGACACGGTGGTGGCCTTTGAGGGGCAGATACTGGGAAAGCCGAAAGATAAGGCAGACGCATTCCGTATGCTTCGTATGCTTTCCGGCAATACCCACAGTGTATTTACCGGAGTGACAGTAATTGCGGGAACCGGCGGAGCGGAAAAAATTATTTCCTTTGCAGAGGAAACGAAAGTTACCATGTACCCCATGACAGAAGAACAGATTCAGGCTTATGTGGACACAAAAGAGCCCATGGACAAGGCGGGGGCTTACGGAATTCAGGGAAAGTGCGCGGTTTATATTGAAAAAATCGCAGGAGATTACAACAACGTGGTGGGTCTTCCGGTGGCGGCACTTTATCAGAAATTAACAAAATCAGGCATTGAAATTTTATAA
- a CDS encoding glyoxalase — MNEYDEICLEYFLKHQLQLFDEKVAENLEEAEEFLEDCMAVVCENIREVRTYFEEEGADIGQMSDEDLEEASEVFVLPDGRYLVVEA, encoded by the coding sequence ATGAATGAGTATGATGAAATCTGTCTGGAATATTTTTTAAAACATCAGCTGCAGTTATTTGATGAAAAAGTAGCGGAGAACCTGGAAGAAGCGGAAGAATTCTTAGAGGACTGCATGGCAGTGGTATGCGAGAATATCCGGGAAGTAAGAACATATTTTGAGGAAGAAGGTGCAGATATCGGCCAGATGAGCGATGAGGATCTGGAAGAAGCATCGGAAGTGTTTGTGCTGCCGGACGGAAGATACCTGGTGGTGGAAGCATAA
- a CDS encoding NAD(P)-binding protein: MENYDVIIVGAGPSGIFCAYELIHRKPDIRVLMLEKGRRIEERQCPKRKTKVCVGCKPCAITTGFAGAGAFSDGKLSLSPDVGGNLPEILGYDKAVELIRESDEIYLKFGADASVYGVGKEKEIREIRRKAINANLKLVECPIRHLGTEEGYKIYMRLQEHLLEQGIEMKFRTMVEHILVENGRAAGVVTDTGETFYGTEIVCAVGREGADWFSHVCREQNIETKVGTVDIGVRVEVRDEVMEFLNQNLYEAKLVYHTPTFDDKVRTFCTNPSGEVATEYYDNGLAVVNGHAYKSQDLKTSNTNFALLVSKNFTKPFKTPIEYGKQIAQLSNMLCDGKILVQTFGDFRRGRRTTEERLCRNNLIPTLKDAVPGDLSLVFPHRIMVDVEEMIFALDKVTPGIASDETLLYGVEVKFYSNKVVVNREFETNVPGLRAVGDGASVTRGLQQASANGLSVARSILDKM, translated from the coding sequence ATGGAAAACTATGATGTAATTATTGTGGGAGCCGGGCCTTCCGGTATTTTCTGTGCATATGAGCTGATTCATCGGAAGCCGGATATCCGGGTACTGATGCTGGAAAAGGGAAGAAGGATTGAGGAACGCCAGTGCCCCAAACGCAAAACGAAAGTCTGTGTGGGCTGTAAACCCTGTGCCATTACCACAGGATTTGCAGGAGCCGGGGCTTTTTCCGACGGAAAGCTGTCCCTTTCTCCGGATGTGGGCGGAAATCTGCCGGAAATCCTGGGGTATGACAAAGCAGTGGAACTGATTCGGGAATCCGATGAGATTTATCTGAAATTCGGTGCGGACGCCAGTGTTTACGGAGTGGGAAAGGAAAAGGAAATCCGGGAAATACGCCGCAAAGCCATCAATGCCAATCTGAAACTGGTGGAATGTCCCATCCGCCATCTGGGCACAGAGGAAGGCTATAAGATATATATGCGCCTGCAGGAACATCTGCTGGAGCAGGGAATTGAGATGAAATTCCGCACCATGGTGGAGCATATTCTTGTGGAGAACGGCAGAGCGGCAGGTGTGGTGACCGATACCGGAGAGACATTTTACGGAACAGAGATTGTATGCGCCGTTGGAAGAGAGGGAGCAGACTGGTTCAGCCATGTATGCCGGGAACAGAATATCGAGACAAAAGTAGGTACGGTGGATATTGGCGTTCGGGTGGAAGTCCGGGACGAGGTTATGGAATTCCTGAACCAGAACCTTTATGAAGCCAAGCTGGTATATCACACGCCTACCTTTGATGATAAAGTGAGGACATTCTGTACCAATCCTTCCGGAGAGGTGGCTACGGAATACTATGATAACGGCTTGGCAGTGGTGAACGGCCATGCCTATAAATCACAGGATTTAAAAACCAGTAATACAAATTTTGCACTGCTGGTTTCCAAAAATTTTACGAAGCCTTTTAAGACGCCCATCGAATATGGAAAACAGATTGCCCAACTGTCCAATATGCTATGTGACGGAAAGATTCTGGTGCAGACCTTCGGTGATTTCCGCCGGGGAAGACGCACCACAGAAGAACGTCTGTGCAGAAATAATCTGATACCCACTTTAAAGGATGCGGTACCGGGGGATTTGTCTCTGGTATTTCCCCATCGTATTATGGTAGATGTTGAGGAAATGATTTTTGCACTGGACAAAGTGACGCCGGGGATTGCCAGCGATGAGACACTGCTCTATGGAGTGGAAGTGAAATTTTATTCCAATAAAGTGGTGGTAAACCGGGAGTTTGAGACAAATGTTCCGGGTCTGAGAGCGGTCGGTGACGGCGCTTCCGTAACCAGAGGGCTGCAGCAGGCTTCTGCAAACGGGTTGAGCGTGGCCCGCAGTATTCTGGATAAAATGTAA